From the Scatophagus argus isolate fScaArg1 chromosome 21, fScaArg1.pri, whole genome shotgun sequence genome, one window contains:
- the LOC124053197 gene encoding phospholysine phosphohistidine inorganic pyrophosphate phosphatase: MADRSWPGCAKSLRGVMLDMCGVLYDSGEGDGTAIPGSIEAVKLLKASDLQVRFCTNESQASRETFVAKLRRLGFNISVSEVFSPAPAAVAVLKDRGLRPHLLVCDGLLPEFDSVDKTNPNCVVIGDAAEKFSYQNLNEAFRVLLGLEKPVLMSLGQGRYYMETDGLKLDVGVYMKALEYACDLKAEVIGKPSPVFFQGVLSDMELQPHEVLMIGDDLVNDVGGAQHCGMKGVQVRTGKYRPSDERHPTVTADGTVDNLAQAVDLILNQRH; the protein is encoded by the exons ATGGCTGACAGGAGCTGGCCTGGCTGTGCGAAGAGTTTGCGAGGTGTCATGCTGGACATGTGTGGTGTTTTATATGACAGCGGGGAAGGCGACGGGACGGCCATTCCTGGTTCCATTGAAGCTGTGAAACT GCTAAAGGCATCCGACCTGCAGGTGCGCTTCTGCACCAATGAGAGCCAGGCCTCCAGAGAGACGTTTGTAGCCAAGCTCCGAAGGCTGGGCTTTAACATATCTGTGTCTGAGGTCTTCTCTCCTGCACCTGCAGCCGTGGCTGTCCTGAAAGACAGAGGTCTACGGCCTCATCTGCTGGTGTGCGATG GACTTCTCCCCGAGTTTGACAGTGTTGACAAAACCAATCCAAACTGCGTTGTGATTGGAGATGCCGCTGAAAAGTTTTCCTATCAGAACCTGAATGAGGCGTTCAGGGTCCTTCTAGGCCTGGAGAAACCAGTGCTAATGTCTCTGGGTCAAGG GAGGTACTACATGGAGACGGATGGTTTAAAACTTGATGTTGGGGTTTACATGAAGGCTTTAGAG tatgCCTGTGATTTAAAGGCTGAAGTCATCGGAAAGCCATCCCCAGTCTTCTTCCAGGGTGTTCTCAGTGACATGGAGCTTCAACCACATGAG GTGCTGATGATTGGGGACGACCTGGTGAATGATGTAGGTGGGGCCCAACACTGTGGAATGAAAGGTGTTCAAGTCAGGACTGGAAAATACAG GCCCAGTGATGAGAGGCACCCGACTGTGACGGCCGACGGCACCGTGGACAACTTGGCCCAGGCTGTGGACCTGATCCTCAATCAGAGGCACTGA